From a region of the Verrucomicrobiota bacterium genome:
- the ugpC gene encoding sn-glycerol-3-phosphate ABC transporter ATP-binding protein UgpC, with the protein MATIEFHQVNKSFADGTHAVRDFNLAINDGEFMVLVGPSGCGKSTILRMLAGLEETTSGEIRIGDRIVNDLPPQQRDIAMVFQNYALYPHKTVRKNLEFPLQMAGWAKDRINAGVTKVARLLELESLLERKPGQLSGGQRQRVAMGRALGREPAVFLMDEPLSNLDAQLRVQMRREITALQKRLRTTTLYVTHDQVEAMTMGDRLAVLHHGQLQQAGTPKELYECPANVFVATFLGSPRMNLFENASATTANGAPGFRFGNEVLPLPEAVTKRFSPSGLSQIGKLIIGLRPEAFRAPEQDASGQRLQVRVVAVEAMGHEQIVYFDAGVKPLTATAKAAESGEVPLSNAAFAARLPSRCRAVPGAAMELALDVSQAHVFNEKGNALGGISGSPD; encoded by the coding sequence ATGGCAACAATAGAATTTCATCAAGTGAACAAGAGCTTCGCCGACGGCACGCACGCCGTCCGCGATTTCAATCTCGCGATCAACGACGGCGAATTCATGGTGCTCGTCGGCCCAAGTGGTTGCGGCAAATCCACCATCCTGCGAATGCTGGCTGGCCTGGAAGAAACAACTTCGGGCGAAATCCGCATCGGCGACCGCATCGTCAACGATCTGCCGCCGCAACAGCGCGACATCGCGATGGTATTCCAGAATTACGCGCTCTACCCGCACAAGACCGTGCGCAAGAATCTGGAGTTTCCGTTGCAGATGGCAGGCTGGGCGAAGGACCGCATCAATGCGGGCGTCACGAAAGTCGCGCGGCTGCTCGAATTGGAGTCACTGCTCGAACGCAAGCCCGGCCAGCTTTCCGGCGGCCAGCGGCAGCGCGTGGCGATGGGGCGCGCGCTGGGGCGCGAGCCGGCAGTGTTCCTGATGGACGAGCCGCTCTCCAATCTTGACGCCCAGCTTCGCGTGCAAATGCGCCGCGAAATCACCGCGCTGCAAAAGCGGTTGCGCACCACGACGCTTTACGTCACCCACGATCAGGTCGAAGCGATGACGATGGGCGACCGGCTGGCAGTGCTCCATCACGGGCAGTTGCAACAAGCGGGAACGCCGAAGGAACTTTACGAATGTCCGGCGAACGTGTTCGTAGCGACATTTCTCGGCAGTCCGCGCATGAACTTGTTTGAAAACGCGAGCGCCACGACCGCGAACGGCGCGCCGGGCTTTCGTTTTGGCAATGAAGTGCTGCCGCTGCCCGAAGCAGTTACGAAACGGTTTTCGCCCAGCGGCCTGTCGCAGATTGGCAAACTCATCATCGGCTTGCGACCGGAAGCGTTCCGAGCGCCGGAACAAGATGCATCCGGCCAGCGCCTTCAGGTTCGCGTGGTCGCTGTCGAAGCGATGGGGCACGAGCAGATAGTTTATTTCGACGCGGGAGTAAAACCTCTCACCGCGACGGCGAAGGCAGCCGAGTCCGGCGAAGTTCCTTTGTCCAACGCCGCGTTTGCCGCGCGTCTGCCGTCACGTTGTCGCGCCGTCCCCGGCGCGGCGATGGAACTCGCGCTTGATGTCTCCCAGGCGCATGTCTTCAATGAGAAAGGAAACGCGCTGG
- a CDS encoding carbohydrate ABC transporter permease produces MLAGSLRPNEKVLALGWQAMLPMDATLDNYRAVFRQLDFTHFFLNSLLIVGSVVLAGLLVNSMAGYALARLRWRGRATVLAAVIVLLIIPYEAIVVPLFFEMTFAGWTNSFRAQIVPFIANPFAIYLFYTFFNGLPRELEEAARVDGAGPWRTFFFIIAPLAKPAYAAVAILTFLLHWGFFLWPLMVTRGPEYQPLPVALGYFSSNKPVQWGDIMAFGTLMVVPVLAVFLVFQKWFVRGIAMTGVKG; encoded by the coding sequence ATGCTCGCCGGCAGTCTCCGGCCAAATGAAAAAGTGCTGGCGCTCGGATGGCAGGCCATGCTGCCGATGGATGCGACCCTGGATAATTACCGCGCCGTCTTCCGCCAACTCGACTTCACCCACTTCTTCCTGAACTCGCTGCTCATCGTCGGTTCGGTCGTCTTGGCCGGGCTGCTCGTCAATTCGATGGCCGGCTATGCGCTCGCGCGTTTGCGCTGGCGCGGACGCGCGACCGTGCTCGCGGCGGTGATCGTGCTGCTGATCATTCCTTACGAGGCCATCGTCGTGCCGCTCTTTTTCGAGATGACCTTCGCCGGGTGGACGAATTCGTTTCGCGCGCAGATCGTGCCCTTCATCGCCAATCCGTTCGCGATCTATCTGTTCTACACATTCTTCAACGGCCTGCCGCGCGAACTGGAGGAAGCCGCGCGCGTGGACGGCGCAGGGCCGTGGCGGACGTTTTTCTTCATCATCGCGCCACTGGCCAAACCCGCCTACGCCGCCGTCGCCATCCTGACGTTCCTGCTGCACTGGGGATTCTTCCTCTGGCCGTTGATGGTGACGCGCGGCCCGGAATACCAACCGTTGCCCGTGGCGCTCGGCTACTTCTCGTCGAACAAGCCGGTGCAATGGGGCGACATCATGGCATTCGGCACGTTGATGGTCGTGCCCGTTCTGGCAGTGTTCCTCGTGTTCCAAAAATGGTTCGTGCGCGGCATCGCGATGACGGGAGTGAAAGGCTGA
- a CDS encoding sugar ABC transporter permease: MASPALAGLLLFLLLPFVLAVGLSFTNFRFNSPLPTRWIGWENYARMFADSGFQRALLNNLCFAAVVVPLQTALALGLALLVNRPFKRMVFFRTVFFMPVIYPMALVSVVWALLLAPGSSGMMNQFLHTITFGAWQPADFLRHPALAMPAIMLMSIWQGVGYQMVILLAGLQAIPHELYEAAAIDRAGRRHQFWHVTLPQLRNTLIFVVMVTTILSFRLFDQVWILTQGGPQDATTTVMFESFVAARERNQVGLGAAMSVVFFALVCLVALAQHFLVRQERQMR; encoded by the coding sequence ATGGCGAGTCCGGCGCTCGCGGGGTTGTTGTTGTTTCTGCTGCTGCCGTTTGTTCTCGCCGTGGGGTTGAGCTTCACGAACTTTCGCTTCAACTCACCGCTGCCCACGCGCTGGATCGGATGGGAGAATTACGCGCGAATGTTCGCCGACTCCGGTTTTCAGCGGGCGTTGTTGAACAACCTCTGCTTCGCCGCCGTGGTCGTGCCGCTGCAAACGGCGCTCGCGTTGGGGTTGGCGCTGCTCGTAAATCGTCCGTTCAAACGAATGGTGTTTTTCCGCACCGTGTTTTTCATGCCGGTGATTTATCCGATGGCGTTGGTGTCCGTGGTGTGGGCGCTCCTCCTCGCACCCGGCTCGTCGGGAATGATGAACCAATTCCTTCACACGATCACATTCGGTGCGTGGCAACCGGCGGATTTCCTGCGGCATCCCGCGCTGGCGATGCCGGCGATCATGCTCATGTCCATCTGGCAGGGCGTGGGTTATCAAATGGTCATCCTGCTCGCGGGCTTGCAGGCGATTCCGCACGAGCTTTACGAGGCGGCGGCAATTGATCGTGCGGGCCGACGGCATCAGTTCTGGCATGTCACGCTGCCCCAACTGCGCAACACTCTGATCTTCGTCGTCATGGTCACGACCATTCTCTCATTTCGTTTGTTCGATCAAGTGTGGATTCTCACCCAGGGCGGCCCGCAGGACGCGACGACAACCGTGATGTTTGAATCGTTTGTGGCCGCGCGGGAACGCAACCAGGTTGGGTTGGGCGCGGCGATGTCGGTGGTGTTCTTCGCCCTCGTCTGCCTCGTGGCGTTGGCGCAGCACTTTCTGGTGCGGCAGGAAAGGCAGATGAGATGA
- a CDS encoding sugar ABC transporter substrate-binding protein encodes MKSTASSHDSQAERATNEIQDIETNLGHVRPRYGSGPRNETWVAIGLAFALCLSAGCGRKPDAGGKTADGRAPITVWAHHGKPEEWKTVQDQVKRFNESQTNVSARLVEIAEANYDTQVQSAAASGQLPDVLEFDGPLLANYVWKGYLKPLEGLSAEVQSDLLPSIVQQGTYGGKFYAVGTFDSGLGLFANRRLLEQVNARVPTNAASAWTTDEFNSLLARLAEQEKRSGGDSQVLDLKRDYRGEWWTYGFYASLVSAGADLIDRTKYQSADGVLNSSKAVEALAHVRQWFKAGYVDPNTDGRAFVDGRAAISWVGHWEYPRYRQAFGEQLVLLPLPNFGQGSRTGMGSWAWGVTRECRNPEAALRFIEFLLRPEEIEAIVAANGAVPARRSVIERSELYRAGGPLHLYAEQLNQSAVARPVTPAYPVITSAFQEVMAKVIEGGDVKSALDGAVKTIDQDIRDNDGYATK; translated from the coding sequence ATGAAGTCAACGGCATCTTCGCATGATTCACAGGCTGAACGAGCAACCAACGAGATCCAAGATATCGAAACCAATCTCGGACACGTCCGGCCTCGTTATGGGTCCGGCCCGCGCAATGAAACTTGGGTCGCCATCGGACTGGCGTTTGCCCTGTGCCTGTCTGCGGGGTGCGGCCGGAAGCCAGATGCAGGCGGGAAAACCGCCGACGGACGCGCCCCGATCACGGTTTGGGCACACCACGGCAAGCCGGAGGAATGGAAGACCGTTCAGGATCAGGTGAAACGGTTCAACGAGAGTCAGACCAATGTTTCGGCGCGGCTGGTGGAAATCGCCGAGGCGAACTACGACACGCAGGTGCAATCCGCAGCCGCCAGCGGCCAGTTGCCGGACGTGCTGGAATTCGACGGGCCGCTGCTCGCCAACTACGTGTGGAAAGGTTACCTCAAGCCGCTGGAAGGTTTGTCCGCTGAAGTTCAATCGGACTTGCTGCCGTCCATTGTGCAGCAGGGCACGTATGGCGGGAAGTTCTACGCGGTGGGGACGTTTGATTCCGGGTTGGGCCTGTTTGCCAACCGCCGTTTGCTTGAACAGGTCAATGCGCGCGTCCCAACGAACGCGGCCAGCGCATGGACGACTGACGAATTCAACTCGTTGCTCGCGCGGTTGGCCGAACAGGAAAAGCGTTCCGGCGGCGACAGCCAGGTACTCGACTTGAAGCGCGATTATCGCGGTGAGTGGTGGACGTATGGATTTTACGCCAGCCTCGTGAGTGCGGGCGCGGACTTGATTGACCGCACGAAATACCAATCCGCCGATGGCGTGTTGAACTCGTCCAAAGCAGTCGAGGCGCTCGCCCATGTGCGGCAATGGTTCAAGGCTGGTTACGTTGACCCGAACACCGATGGGCGCGCATTTGTGGATGGCCGCGCCGCGATTTCGTGGGTTGGCCATTGGGAATATCCGCGCTACCGGCAGGCGTTCGGCGAACAACTGGTTTTGCTGCCACTTCCGAACTTCGGCCAAGGCTCACGCACGGGCATGGGTTCGTGGGCTTGGGGCGTGACGCGGGAATGCCGCAACCCGGAAGCCGCGTTGCGATTCATCGAGTTCCTCCTGCGACCGGAAGAAATCGAAGCCATCGTCGCCGCGAACGGCGCTGTTCCCGCCCGCCGTTCGGTGATCGAACGATCCGAACTCTATCGCGCCGGCGGCCCGCTGCACCTTTACGCCGAGCAACTCAATCAATCCGCTGTGGCCCGGCCCGTGACGCCTGCGTATCCGGTCATCACCTCCGCGTTTCAGGAAGTCATGGCGAAGGTGATCGAAGGCGGCGATGTGAAAAGCGCGCTAGACGGCGCGGTGAAAACGATTGACCAAGACATTCGCGACAATGACGGCTACGCGACCAAGTAA
- a CDS encoding HlyC/CorC family transporter, whose protein sequence is MNANEIPMTILQLAAVPLLVLLNGFFVAAEFALVKIRDTQLETLVAKGHRRAKVARRIVRNLDAALSSTQLGITLASLGLGWVGKPVFASLLAPVLKYFSVDPAQADWLAFAVGFTVITFLHIVVGELAPKSLAIQKPLATSLWVATPLQCFYKLFYPVIWLLNHAAFWLLRRCGLQPVNESELIHSEEEIRLILGESRRHADGPTMGQDIALNAFTLRQRRAREVMRPRHEIVGMDTEASIGECLALAQRTRYSRFPLCEGGDLDKTLGVVNSKDIVALRHEAKCGRDLAVAARKIIFIPETARLEKLLTLFLQRKLHFALVVDEYGGTVGLVTLENVLEELVGPIEDEFDQEEPLVRRTGEDSWELNGSLPAHKLGELVGERFDEEAEVCTVSGLMTQRLGRFPRVGDAVTFGEWDLRVEKMAGTRVLRMKLIRRAESGERTFTETDTLIGPASPRLPKSETVDQDRLLSAPR, encoded by the coding sequence ATGAACGCCAACGAAATTCCAATGACAATCCTGCAACTGGCGGCAGTGCCGTTGCTGGTTCTGCTCAATGGCTTTTTCGTCGCGGCGGAGTTCGCCCTGGTCAAAATCCGCGATACCCAGCTCGAAACCTTGGTGGCCAAAGGCCATCGTCGGGCGAAGGTCGCGCGGCGCATTGTGCGGAATCTCGACGCGGCCCTTAGCTCTACTCAACTCGGCATCACGCTGGCCAGCTTGGGTCTCGGCTGGGTGGGCAAGCCGGTGTTCGCGTCCCTGTTAGCGCCAGTGCTGAAATACTTCAGCGTTGACCCGGCGCAAGCGGACTGGCTCGCCTTCGCAGTCGGCTTCACGGTCATCACCTTCCTGCACATTGTCGTGGGCGAACTCGCGCCCAAATCGCTGGCTATTCAAAAGCCACTGGCGACCTCCCTGTGGGTCGCGACACCGCTGCAATGTTTTTACAAACTATTTTATCCCGTCATCTGGCTTCTCAACCACGCCGCCTTTTGGCTGTTACGGCGCTGTGGGCTTCAGCCGGTCAACGAGTCTGAGTTGATCCATTCCGAGGAGGAAATCCGCTTGATCCTCGGCGAATCGCGACGCCACGCCGACGGTCCAACGATGGGACAGGACATCGCACTGAATGCCTTCACCCTGCGACAACGTCGCGCGCGCGAAGTGATGCGACCACGGCACGAAATTGTCGGAATGGACACCGAGGCCAGCATCGGCGAGTGCCTGGCCCTGGCCCAGCGAACTCGTTATTCGCGTTTCCCGCTGTGCGAAGGAGGCGACTTGGACAAGACACTCGGCGTCGTCAACTCCAAGGACATTGTGGCCTTGCGGCACGAGGCAAAGTGCGGTCGTGACCTGGCAGTAGCAGCCCGTAAAATCATCTTCATCCCGGAAACCGCACGATTGGAAAAGCTCCTCACGCTTTTCCTCCAGCGCAAACTGCATTTCGCGCTGGTCGTGGACGAATACGGCGGCACGGTTGGATTGGTGACCTTGGAAAACGTGCTGGAGGAACTGGTTGGTCCGATTGAAGATGAATTCGATCAGGAAGAACCGCTCGTCCGACGAACGGGCGAAGATTCTTGGGAACTGAACGGTTCTTTGCCCGCGCACAAATTGGGCGAGTTGGTCGGCGAACGATTCGACGAGGAGGCGGAGGTTTGCACCGTGTCGGGTTTGATGACTCAGCGGCTGGGCCGATTTCCACGAGTCGGCGATGCCGTGACATTTGGCGAATGGGATTTGCGCGTCGAGAAAATGGCCGGAACGCGGGTGCTGCGAATGAAACTAATCCGGCGGGCCGAAAGCGGCGAACGAACGTTCACCGAAACCGACACGCTAATCGGCCCAGCCAGTCCGCGTCTGCCTAAGTCCGAAACCGTTGATCAAGACCGACTGCTTTCAGCCCCAAGATGA
- a CDS encoding isoamylase early set domain-containing protein, whose product MKNETNKNKRNKNNGGKHESKRIHFEFASPTAESVAIAGTFNEWQPNATPMIALGQGRWAKDLALPPGDYEYCLVVDGQWTPDPQAAEAVPNPFGGVNPVRKVGNGG is encoded by the coding sequence ATGAAAAATGAAACGAACAAGAACAAGAGGAACAAAAACAATGGTGGCAAGCACGAATCGAAGCGGATTCATTTTGAATTCGCCTCTCCCACCGCCGAGTCGGTTGCCATCGCCGGCACTTTTAACGAGTGGCAGCCGAACGCGACACCCATGATCGCGTTGGGCCAGGGCCGATGGGCAAAGGACTTGGCCTTGCCGCCCGGCGACTACGAGTATTGTCTGGTGGTGGACGGCCAATGGACGCCCGATCCACAGGCTGCGGAGGCCGTGCCCAATCCATTCGGCGGCGTGAACCCGGTTCGCAAGGTGGGCAACGGCGGCTAA
- a CDS encoding HPF/RaiA family ribosome-associated protein, producing MKIQFHILGLNLNASSRHWLEQPLEGLQNLISVTAAAVVLEQRRGDAPAYRAFVSLAVPGPDIHAEARDHTLEAAWLKVTTALRQQIERRKTGQQLRHKGHGQHPLTAGRWSGAPVAGRV from the coding sequence ATGAAAATCCAATTCCACATTCTCGGTCTCAATCTCAACGCCAGTTCGCGCCATTGGCTGGAGCAACCGCTCGAAGGGTTGCAGAACCTCATTTCGGTTACCGCCGCTGCGGTGGTGCTCGAACAGCGGCGGGGCGACGCACCGGCCTACCGCGCGTTTGTATCGCTGGCCGTGCCCGGACCGGACATCCATGCCGAAGCGCGCGACCACACGCTGGAAGCGGCCTGGCTCAAAGTCACCACCGCCCTGCGCCAGCAAATCGAGCGGCGCAAGACCGGTCAGCAACTCCGGCACAAGGGCCACGGCCAGCATCCGTTGACGGCCGGCCGCTGGTCTGGCGCGCCGGTCGCCGGGCGGGTGTGA
- a CDS encoding LysR family transcriptional regulator, which produces MEFLNFHHLRYFWVVAKEGGLRKAAEKLHVSQPTISAQIAALEGVFGERLFRRGGRALALTEAGQHVFIYAEEIFSIGQDLLDSVKQRPTSRPLRLRLGVADALPKLVTYQIIKRIFRLPQPVQVSCWETKVSDMLVELTAYRLDLVLADEPASSSVTANVFNHFLGECGVTFCAEPRLAAKLRRGFPKSLNGAPALLPMSNSGLRRSLEKWFHAIGLRPQLVGEIEDPALVHILALHGLGFMAVPTLVAKETVTRFGFRVIGRTDDCKQQFYAITPERKLTHPAVVAITSGAKEALSD; this is translated from the coding sequence GTGGAATTCTTGAACTTCCATCATCTGCGTTACTTCTGGGTGGTCGCCAAGGAAGGCGGCTTGCGGAAGGCGGCGGAAAAACTACACGTCTCCCAGCCCACCATCAGCGCGCAGATTGCAGCGCTCGAAGGCGTGTTTGGAGAAAGACTTTTCCGGCGCGGCGGACGCGCATTGGCGCTCACCGAAGCTGGCCAGCACGTGTTCATCTATGCGGAGGAGATTTTTTCGATCGGTCAGGACTTGTTGGACTCGGTGAAGCAGCGGCCCACTTCACGCCCGTTGCGGCTGCGTCTCGGCGTTGCCGACGCGCTGCCCAAACTGGTCACCTACCAAATCATTAAGCGGATCTTCCGCCTTCCACAACCGGTGCAAGTTTCCTGCTGGGAAACCAAAGTCTCGGACATGCTGGTCGAACTCACTGCGTATCGCCTCGACCTCGTGCTTGCGGACGAACCGGCCTCCAGCAGCGTCACAGCCAATGTGTTCAATCATTTCCTGGGCGAATGCGGCGTGACGTTTTGCGCAGAGCCGCGACTGGCGGCGAAGCTCCGGCGCGGCTTTCCCAAATCATTGAATGGCGCGCCAGCACTGTTGCCAATGTCAAACAGCGGGTTGCGCCGATCGCTGGAAAAGTGGTTTCATGCCATCGGCCTCCGCCCGCAGTTGGTTGGAGAAATCGAGGACCCGGCCCTCGTGCACATCCTCGCGCTCCACGGCTTGGGCTTCATGGCGGTGCCGACGCTGGTCGCGAAGGAAACCGTCACCCGGTTTGGCTTTCGCGTGATTGGGCGAACAGATGACTGCAAGCAGCAATTCTATGCGATCACCCCCGAGCGCAAGCTCACGCATCCTGCCGTAGTCGCCATCACGTCCGGAGCGAAAGAGGCACTGTCAGACTGA